The segment CTCGTAAAATTGGCCACAATAGTTCCAACCGCAACTTCTTCCTTCCCTGCTATAATTTTTTCAATTGAACTTGTAACATTTTTAATTATTTCCTGCGATTTGCCCACCAAAAACGAATTCATCGCGCTAAAAACGCTGCACATAAACGCTGACATAGCCGCGTTTTCGTTGGTCCCTTTTGGAAGAGCACCCATTGCCGTATTCAAGGCTAAAGTAATTGCGCTAACAATATCTTTGCTTTCTTTGTTGTCAAGGCCTTTAAAAACAGAATCTGCCAGTGTAGAAGCAGTTTTGTAACTACTGGTTAATCCGTCTATATCTTTAATATCTCCTAAAATGCATAAATCGCCCCAAATATACATAGTTACAAACCATCTCTTATCTATATCGTCTTTCCTGTCTCCATAAGCGAGATCAAATACCTTGCTGATAAGATCAATTTCTTTTACAACATCCGCCGGAGCCTGGCTTATGACCTTTTCGCAAATTGTCCCCGCAGCCTCCCCTAATTTTTTCCCTATGAACCTTTCCTGCACCTCTGTCCAGCTGATAACAGAAGCTGCCAGCGCCAAGTTTTTCATATTTATAGCGGCTTCTTTTAAATTAGTTTCTGCTAACTCCTCAAGCTTAGCATCTTCACACAGTTTATCCCATATCGCTAATGCTGAGCGCCCTTCCGGTTCTCTGAACATCATTTTCTGTCCTGCTTCAAATAGCTCCTTATACTCTTTATCAGTACTGCCTTCAACCAGTTTATTTAATATCTGAATATAAACATTGCCTTCTTTCTCGCTCAAAAGACCTGATGTTATTTTATTTTTGGTTTGAATAATTCCGTTCACCGCTTCAATTTGAAGTTCGGTCTTTGTGGTGTCAACGAACTTTTCATCTGAATACAATCCAGCCAATTGTTCGATTACTTGATTAATCTGATCGGGGTCCTTATACTGCGAAAATTTTTTCACTTGGATAAGAGACAAACGCTTAACGTTTTCTAATCCAGCAGCCGTTCTAAGATTGAGGCCCAGCCCCTTTAAAAGCTTATTTTTTTGTTTTTCTCGCTCGTCAAGATCTGTTATCTTTTCAAGCTGTTCACCAATTCCTATTAACTGATCAATATTTATGTCTTCAGCGGTAACGTTGGTCAACGCAAGCATCGCTTCAAAATAGGCAACATTCTGGGCCATCATATTAAGTTTGGTAAATCCCTGTTTTGATTCCGTAGGCTGGGAATAGACAATATACATTAAAAGCACTAACGCGAGAGTTCTTGAAATCCACTCTTCGGGACTAATACTATTTGTGATTTCACTTATTTTTTCCCGGTATTCTTGCTCAAGCGCCAAAGCTTCTTCAGCGCTTTTTCCTTGAACTTCTTTAAGGTATTCATGGTAAAGCACTTTGGCTTTTTGGCTTCTGTTCGCCAAAGCCGCCATTCTTTGAAGGCAGAAAGTATTAGTATTGAAGTTTTGGGCTATTATGCACAAAAAATCGTCAACTGAAAATTTTCCCGAGACCAGCGCGCCGGCCTCATCTTTTCCCTTTATTTCAATTTCCTTTTGAAGCTGGCTTTTTTCAATAAATACCAGCTGACCGTCAACAACTAAAAGCATGCCCCCTTCATTCTTTTTAACACTAAATATTTTATGCTTATTTAAAAATCCGGATACTCCATCCCTAAATACTTCTAATGCTTTTATCCATAGGCCTCTCTGCGCATCGCCTTGCTTTTCGGCGGCAAGTTCGGCTATTTTTTTTGCTGTTTCATAATTCGCCTGAAGCAAATTAGACAATTTATCGCTTCCTGCGTTTCCTTTGCTGTCTTTGAAACTAACTTTAACGTCCTTCTTATCTGCTTGTTCTTCGGCCCCTGTGATGGTAAGGTCTTCAACAACTAGCTTGTTGGAAGCGCCCAGGCTGAATTTCTTAAGTGTTTTTCCTTTAACTTCGCTTTGGAAGGCAGCAAAATTGTCATGTTGATAACTAAAAGTAACTCTCTGCGCAATTGTTCTGACAGACATAACAGCTTTACCCAGTTTTACATCCGCGTTTCCAAGCAATGCGTCCAAATTACCCGGATCCCAAGTATCGTCCCCCTGATGATTAAATATTTCATTGCCCAACTTTGTTTTTTCTATCATCATAGCCAAGTAAAATATTATCGCAAGTATTCCTCCTCCGTGCCCGGGGCGGCCCTTTTCATCGGGACGAAGCACTCCGAAACGGTCAAACCGCGCTATATCCGCGTCATTAAGAAAAGTTTTAAAAATATCCGCATATTTAAATACTGAAGGACCGAGAATCATTCCGGATTCAGGAGATTTCGCAAATATCAAGAGCACTATGGGTGTATATAATTCCCCATCTTCATCTATGTAATACAAAAGCGGTTCAACTTTTCTGAATTTTGCCTCATCATTGCCGCATATATTTTTCTTATAGAATGCTTTAAGTTCATCTATCTTATCTTTTTTAATAGGCACCGTATCGGCAAAAAGCTTGTTGCCGCCCGAAAGCCCCTGTTTGATCCGCGCACCTTCACCGGCTCCCTGAATGTCACCCTTATATTTAAGGGATTCTTCTACAAATTTTCTAACAGGTGAATCTTCGGGAAGAGCGCCTGCTTTTGATTTGAGTTTTTCAAATACCGTATTAGTATCCCAACTCGAATTTGGGGCTTCATTAAATAAATCTTGATAAAGGGCCTTTACTAGCTGCTCTTCAGTTCTCATCTCGCCCAATTCAGAAACGTTACCAATTACTGAGTTGCTTGTCGTGCCATTATCCCTGACAACTGTGATCTTATTATCAGCCTTAAGCTTTATTAAACCTTTAAGAGTTCCGAAGAATTCGGACAGAATTCCCCAATAGCCGGTTTTTCGCTTCTCAAGATAACCATACAGCTCTTTTGCTTTAGCCAATATACGCTTAACATTTTCATCAATACTAATAATCCCTAATGCAACCACTTTCTCGCTGTCGGAAAGTGCTATTAACTGCTTTAATTGTTCAACATATTCATCATAAACACTTTCGTTTTTGCTCTTCTTATGCGATATAACGGTTAATGCGTCAAGAAAATCAATAAGTATTTCAGCGGTAAGCCCGCCGGTTTTTGCAAGATTAGTTAATGTATCGGTCTTATAATTTTCAAGATATGTTATAGCGCTATCAATGTCTTCTTGTTCATAATCCGTTCCGAACAGTGAATCTACTTCTGTAAGTTCTTCACTAATATGCCATCCGGCCGGGAGCCCTTTCAAAATGATATCTTGAGAAACCTTATCAATTCCTAAGAATTTCCTAAGCTTAGGATTCCCAAGAAGAATCTCTGTTCCGGAAACAGCATTGAAAATTCCGGTCGGATCAAGCCTTCTTGCGTCTTCTGCATTGTCTATCTCTATAACACGGTTACCAATCTCAAGATAATATTTATTA is part of the Elusimicrobiota bacterium genome and harbors:
- a CDS encoding DUF1542 domain-containing protein → RRLGNEVGAAKTAAKTAIRTAVNTGKTDLDNLVAAETPEVQAAVEVTTALRDQKAALEALVRSANTAIDAATTVAEVNTEKTNQLATINTAVADAKTAVGNAIAEAKRRIGDELGAAKTAAKAAVRAAVDTGKTELDDLVTAESAEVQGAVEVTTALSNQKTALENLVIPANTAIDAAGTLAAVDTEKRNRLTAIILARADANTAVSDAIAEAKKKVIDEKGIKQRIIDLKAVKAGPIMGVLEEFAKPDDPEKVKKVLEIMGRELNNKFGLPELQKAAAIREFIKFFASVCDPDYYGNEISNIQDAITRELNLTEDQFAQIQGGIERAIQSGNVPRLNTGPEPRLITQRTLERFGEKAPLAAGVYESGIVLRAIFSKKYLEEKFLPMHPQYPGGREQQQLRRGVKFCLKSGVLFAVIFAFMPIFPFIAGIVVFNAVTILMQVLTVMLDIASSIAGFVIGTIIGHYIWNGIADKFKLPKMITREEKEKAFLQKVANTYRTETGGDPALVTPEIIKKFNINSIKGMGGLDYSACEELLTDPATNGPTEDRIDEAFIAFGGTERKLPHLVFQVLIEQWIKDQAEPEQKQILGMVGNMFNNAVGREEDQKNIVEGFIKGAGYAELNNDEIEQLIKLLGAGYEAFINEVLKVIKPAVVVSEKVYLATFREQLEAGSNFADAFSAAVAKIVAHGLELDQKKLEILIEAVKYGARIPDDAAREDFLGAVKRMLKTQVSKEDFNDSLLTLLHEAWNEPNMNIQNRILDFVISKEIATVTDVSHTIIRDALRVAESSGKRAFYESAIEKLKALAKEPGLLNPQLILGIIKDLTGPEAAPMLEGRYPNVLEQFLTYKKKITLINPAGKTLNCSVKAIYNKYYLEIGNRVIEIDNAEDARRLDPTGIFNAVSGTEILLGNPKLRKFLGIDKVSQDIILKGLPAGWHISEELTEVDSLFGTDYEQEDIDSAITYLENYKTDTLTNLAKTGGLTAEILIDFLDALTVISHKKSKNESVYDEYVEQLKQLIALSDSEKVVALGIISIDENVKRILAKAKELYGYLEKRKTGYWGILSEFFGTLKGLIKLKADNKITVVRDNGTTSNSVIGNVSELGEMRTEEQLVKALYQDLFNEAPNSSWDTNTVFEKLKSKAGALPEDSPVRKFVEESLKYKGDIQGAGEGARIKQGLSGGNKLFADTVPIKKDKIDELKAFYKKNICGNDEAKFRKVEPLLYYIDEDGELYTPIVLLIFAKSPESGMILGPSVFKYADIFKTFLNDADIARFDRFGVLRPDEKGRPGHGGGILAIIFYLAMMIEKTKLGNEIFNHQGDDTWDPGNLDALLGNADVKLGKAVMSVRTIAQRVTFSYQHDNFAAFQSEVKGKTLKKFSLGASNKLVVEDLTITGAEEQADKKDVKVSFKDSKGNAGSDKLSNLLQANYETAKKIAELAAEKQGDAQRGLWIKALEVFRDGVSGFLNKHKIFSVKKNEGGMLLVVDGQLVFIEKSQLQKEIEIKGKDEAGALVSGKFSVDDFLCIIAQNFNTNTFCLQRMAALANRSQKAKVLYHEYLKEVQGKSAEEALALEQEYREKISEITNSISPEEWISRTLALVLLMYIVYSQPTESKQGFTKLNMMAQNVAYFEAMLALTNVTAEDINIDQLIGIGEQLEKITDLDEREKQKNKLLKGLGLNLRTAAGLENVKRLSLIQVKKFSQYKDPDQINQVIEQLAGLYSDEKFVDTTKTELQIEAVNGIIQTKNKITSGLLSEKEGNVYIQILNKLVEGSTDKEYKELFEAGQKMMFREPEGRSALAIWDKLCEDAKLEELAETNLKEAAINMKNLALAASVISWTEVQERFIGKKLGEAAGTICEKVISQAPADVVKEIDLISKVFDLAYGDRKDDIDKRWFVTMYIWGDLCILGDIKDIDGLTSSYKTASTLADSVFKGLDNKESKDIVSAITLALNTAMGALPKGTNENAAMSAFMCSVFSAMNSFLVGKSQEIIKNVTSSIEKIIAGKEEVAVGTIVANFT